From the genome of Halorussus caseinilyticus, one region includes:
- a CDS encoding DUF7537 family lipoprotein, whose protein sequence is MRTKALQLLVVSCLVALAGCSGALSGGGGAGEQTLGDVSYPAGVSENGTDVSTLADAHVEALNGSSFTLELDVTQRGAGSNAVRAAVGPDRDNVRVNVSADGQSMELYTTGERRYLRVATGGDVTYRTTRRTSDGTSFVPSSYSGATYLDQFGVRAGANFTPTGVRQLDGTKVVVLRADGSNVSAPERANVADYDATILVDEQGVVHRFEASVGTERDDTSTRISVTMNISDVETTSVEEPSWLDAARNQTSS, encoded by the coding sequence ATGCGAACCAAAGCCCTCCAGTTACTCGTCGTCAGTTGCCTCGTCGCCCTCGCAGGTTGCTCGGGCGCGCTCTCCGGCGGCGGTGGCGCAGGCGAACAAACGCTCGGAGACGTGTCGTACCCGGCGGGCGTCTCGGAGAACGGAACGGACGTATCGACGCTCGCGGACGCTCACGTCGAGGCGCTGAACGGGAGCAGTTTCACGCTCGAACTCGACGTGACCCAGCGCGGTGCGGGGTCGAACGCCGTGCGCGCGGCCGTCGGTCCGGACCGCGACAACGTGCGGGTGAACGTCTCGGCCGACGGTCAGTCGATGGAACTGTACACGACCGGCGAGCGGCGATACCTCCGAGTCGCCACGGGCGGCGACGTGACGTACCGGACGACGCGGCGCACGTCCGACGGGACGAGTTTCGTCCCGTCGTCGTACTCCGGCGCGACGTACCTCGACCAGTTCGGCGTCCGGGCCGGAGCGAACTTCACCCCGACCGGCGTCAGACAACTCGACGGCACGAAAGTCGTCGTCCTCCGAGCGGACGGGAGCAACGTCTCCGCACCCGAGAGAGCGAACGTCGCGGACTACGACGCGACCATCCTCGTGGACGAACAGGGCGTCGTCCACCGGTTCGAAGCGTCTGTCGGGACCGAACGCGACGACACCTCGACGCGAATCTCGGTCACGATGAATATTTCCGACGTGGAGACCACTAGCGTCGAAGAACCGTCGTGGCTCGACGCCGCTAGAAACCAGACTAGTAGCTGA
- a CDS encoding 23S rRNA (uridine(2552)-2'-O)-methyltransferase, with translation MSHKDHYYNKSKQEGYRSRAAYKLKQLDREENLLHEGKTVVDLGAAPGGWLQVAAEEVGETGTVIGVDLQRIDPVDGVETVRGDMTDESTREEVRTIAGDAVDVVVSDMAPNMTGEYSVDHARSVHLARQAFETALDVLDTGGDFAVKVFEGQDLDDFREDIEPEFQYVRTLRPDASRDSSSEVYLVAKGRMTAPVEAGDVMEVEIVDEGSEGDGVAKVEDYTLFVPGADEGETVEIEVTEVKPRFGFGELK, from the coding sequence ATGAGCCACAAAGACCACTACTACAACAAGTCCAAACAGGAGGGCTACCGCTCTCGGGCCGCCTACAAACTCAAGCAACTCGACCGCGAGGAGAACCTGCTCCACGAGGGCAAGACCGTCGTGGACCTCGGGGCCGCCCCCGGCGGATGGCTACAGGTCGCCGCCGAGGAAGTCGGCGAGACGGGCACCGTCATCGGCGTGGACCTCCAGCGAATCGACCCCGTGGATGGCGTCGAGACCGTCCGCGGCGACATGACCGACGAGTCCACGAGAGAGGAAGTCCGGACGATTGCGGGCGACGCCGTGGACGTTGTTGTCTCCGACATGGCACCGAACATGACCGGCGAGTACAGCGTGGACCACGCCCGGTCGGTCCACCTCGCCCGCCAAGCGTTCGAGACGGCGCTCGACGTGTTGGACACCGGCGGCGACTTCGCGGTGAAGGTGTTCGAGGGTCAAGACTTGGACGACTTCCGGGAGGACATCGAACCCGAGTTCCAGTACGTCCGGACGCTCCGGCCCGACGCCTCGCGAGACTCCTCGTCGGAGGTCTACCTCGTCGCTAAGGGCCGGATGACCGCGCCCGTCGAGGCGGGCGACGTGATGGAAGTCGAAATCGTGGACGAGGGGTCGGAGGGCGACGGGGTGGCGAAAGTCGAGGACTACACGCTGTTCGTCCCCGGCGCTGACGAGGGCGAGACGGTCGAAATCGAGGTCACGGAGGTCAAACCGCGGTTCGGGTTCGGGGAACTGAAATAA
- a CDS encoding thiamine-binding protein: MTVTAMLTVAPLDDADLDAEIAAAIDALDEFDVRYETHPMETTIEADELGEVFDAAQAATEAIDASRTLTNLKIDHFREDDLTAEEKVERVETHLGRDARSDR, encoded by the coding sequence ATGACCGTGACCGCGATGCTGACCGTCGCACCGTTGGACGACGCCGACCTCGACGCGGAAATCGCGGCGGCAATCGACGCGCTGGACGAGTTCGACGTGCGCTACGAGACCCACCCGATGGAGACGACCATAGAGGCCGACGAACTCGGCGAAGTGTTCGACGCGGCGCAGGCGGCGACGGAGGCCATCGACGCCTCCCGAACGCTCACGAACCTGAAGATAGACCACTTCCGCGAGGATGACCTCACGGCCGAGGAGAAAGTCGAACGAGTCGAGACCCACCTCGGACGAGACGCGCGGAGCGACCGATGA
- a CDS encoding thiamine ABC transporter substrate-binding protein has product MSERRAVTRRNFLGGTAAAFAAVGTSGCLGGALRSSPDTLRVGTYGSFVDAPSTSAGAWIKEEFEKRHDATLEWVVHENELTSFVQRRKEGVDLGADAYVGITPEDLVQANDALEKSLFAPFDTGAVENAENVADAYHFDPERRILPTGASYVCPVYDEQAVSAPPTLEALTGDSYRDSLLLANPQNTTTGLLFLLWTVKQQGRDSYLDYWKRLMDNEVRVLGSWSDAYAAYSNGEAPMVVSYSTDQVYAANEGKDMRRHQIGFPNDRGYAYVDGVGKFATTDRDELVRTFAEFLLDPEVQRETAVQNVGVPTVENASLPEEFRRYAHVPDEPVQFSYDVLAEHVDEWRDAWARQVASR; this is encoded by the coding sequence ATGAGCGAGCGACGGGCGGTGACTCGCCGGAACTTCCTCGGCGGGACTGCGGCCGCGTTCGCCGCCGTCGGCACGAGCGGATGTCTCGGCGGCGCGCTTCGGTCCTCGCCGGACACGCTCCGCGTCGGCACGTACGGCTCGTTCGTGGACGCGCCGAGTACGAGCGCCGGGGCGTGGATAAAAGAGGAGTTCGAGAAGCGCCACGACGCCACGCTGGAGTGGGTCGTCCACGAGAACGAACTCACGAGTTTCGTCCAGCGCCGCAAAGAGGGCGTGGACCTCGGTGCCGACGCCTACGTCGGTATCACGCCCGAGGACCTCGTGCAGGCGAACGACGCGCTCGAGAAGTCGCTGTTCGCGCCGTTCGACACCGGGGCTGTCGAGAACGCCGAGAACGTCGCCGACGCCTATCACTTCGACCCCGAACGGCGAATCCTGCCCACCGGCGCGTCGTACGTCTGTCCGGTCTACGACGAGCAGGCGGTGTCGGCCCCGCCGACCCTCGAGGCGTTGACCGGCGACTCCTACCGGGACTCGCTGTTGCTGGCGAACCCGCAGAACACGACCACCGGCCTGCTGTTCCTGCTCTGGACCGTAAAACAGCAGGGGCGGGACTCGTATCTCGACTACTGGAAGCGATTGATGGACAACGAGGTGCGGGTCCTCGGGTCGTGGAGCGACGCGTACGCCGCCTACTCGAACGGCGAGGCCCCGATGGTGGTCTCGTACTCCACTGACCAAGTGTACGCCGCCAACGAGGGCAAGGATATGCGTCGCCACCAAATCGGGTTCCCGAACGACCGAGGGTACGCCTACGTCGACGGGGTAGGGAAGTTTGCGACGACAGACCGCGACGAACTGGTCCGGACGTTCGCGGAGTTCCTACTGGACCCCGAAGTCCAGCGCGAGACCGCCGTCCAGAACGTCGGCGTCCCCACGGTGGAGAACGCTTCGCTCCCCGAGGAGTTCCGGCGGTACGCCCACGTCCCCGACGAACCGGTCCAGTTCAGCTACGACGTGCTGGCCGAACACGTAGACGAGTGGCGTGACGCGTGGGCGAGGCAAGTCGCCAGTCGGTAA
- a CDS encoding DNA polymerase sliding clamp, translating to MFKAIVSADTLKDTIDSVGVLVDECKIHLEEDGLAIRAVDPANVGMVDLELDATAFESYEADGGIIGVNLDRLEDIAGMASGDQPIHLELDEETRKLHIQIDGLEYTLALIDPDSIRQEPDIPDLDLPAEIVVEGKDIDRSVTAADMVSDHIALAVDDDAETFVVEAEGDTDDVRLELDKEDLVHLQAGPARSLFSLDYLKDMNKAIPSDAEVRVELGEEFPVKLHFDIAEGKGNVTFMLAPRIQSD from the coding sequence ATGTTTAAGGCTATCGTGAGCGCCGACACGCTCAAGGATACTATCGACTCCGTGGGCGTGCTGGTGGACGAGTGTAAAATCCACCTCGAAGAGGACGGTCTGGCTATTCGCGCAGTAGACCCCGCCAACGTGGGGATGGTGGACCTCGAACTCGACGCGACCGCCTTCGAGTCCTACGAGGCCGACGGCGGCATCATCGGCGTCAACCTCGACCGACTCGAAGACATCGCGGGGATGGCCAGCGGCGACCAACCCATCCATCTCGAACTCGACGAGGAGACCCGCAAACTCCACATCCAAATCGACGGTCTCGAATACACCCTCGCGCTCATCGACCCCGACTCCATCCGACAGGAACCCGACATTCCGGACCTCGACCTCCCCGCCGAAATCGTCGTGGAAGGTAAGGACATCGACCGCTCGGTCACGGCCGCCGACATGGTGTCCGACCACATCGCGCTGGCGGTTGACGACGACGCCGAGACCTTCGTCGTGGAGGCCGAAGGCGACACCGACGACGTGCGCCTCGAACTCGACAAGGAGGACCTCGTTCACCTGCAAGCCGGTCCCGCCCGCTCGCTCTTTAGCCTCGACTACCTCAAGGACATGAACAAGGCCATCCCGAGCGACGCCGAGGTCCGCGTCGAACTCGGCGAGGAGTTCCCCGTCAAACTCCACTTCGACATCGCAGAAGGCAAGGGCAACGTCACGTTCATGCTCGCGCCGCGCATCCAGAGCGACTAA
- a CDS encoding DUF7474 family protein translates to MPRFDYPCPDCRTTSSLHGPDCGFEGESWSDIEKAYTDIVAVLSGDSLPDDALRNAVHGRWSNLHQAALDRLQREQRVMEDEQGDLELLTAEEYKEHVTDPNVEPIKTVARKGSVPGAHDNAVFAMIAWYEMVGLSWDETRERVVDWLRDTGTWTRGGFEESSPEELVNKKRHVYESGYGWKEKAEAAKAVIDRSL, encoded by the coding sequence GTGCCGCGGTTCGACTACCCATGTCCCGACTGCCGGACGACGAGTAGCCTCCACGGTCCCGACTGCGGGTTCGAGGGCGAGTCGTGGTCCGACATCGAGAAGGCCTACACCGACATCGTGGCGGTGCTGTCGGGCGACTCGCTTCCCGACGACGCGCTCCGGAACGCGGTCCACGGGCGGTGGAGCAACCTCCATCAGGCCGCCTTAGACCGCCTCCAGCGCGAACAGCGCGTGATGGAGGACGAGCAGGGGGACCTCGAACTGCTGACCGCCGAGGAGTACAAGGAACACGTCACCGACCCGAACGTCGAACCCATCAAGACCGTCGCCCGGAAGGGTTCGGTGCCGGGTGCCCACGACAACGCCGTCTTCGCCATGATTGCGTGGTACGAGATGGTGGGTCTCTCGTGGGACGAGACCCGCGAGCGCGTCGTCGATTGGCTTCGAGACACGGGGACGTGGACCCGCGGCGGGTTCGAGGAGTCCTCGCCCGAGGAACTCGTGAACAAGAAGCGCCACGTCTACGAGTCGGGCTACGGATGGAAGGAGAAGGCCGAGGCCGCGAAAGCGGTCATCGACCGGAGCCTGTAG
- a CDS encoding MOSC domain-containing protein, which produces MNGTGTVEAIHLAPESGADTESVESVEALAGRGLRDDRHFDGDGADLTLIEAEALESAAEGDGISLDDGDHRRNLTTRDAALNHLVGERFRVGGVVCEGVELCEPCGHLESLTDEGAVSALVHRGGLEADIVESGSVEVGDELEPL; this is translated from the coding sequence ATGAACGGAACCGGAACTGTCGAGGCGATTCACCTCGCGCCCGAGTCGGGCGCGGACACCGAGTCGGTCGAATCGGTCGAAGCACTCGCCGGACGGGGCCTGCGCGACGACCGGCACTTCGACGGCGACGGCGCGGACCTGACCCTCATCGAGGCCGAGGCCCTCGAATCCGCCGCCGAGGGAGACGGCATCTCGCTCGACGACGGCGACCACCGGCGCAACCTCACCACGCGGGACGCCGCGCTGAACCACCTCGTCGGCGAGCGATTCCGCGTCGGCGGAGTCGTCTGCGAGGGGGTCGAACTCTGCGAACCCTGCGGACACCTCGAATCGCTGACCGACGAGGGCGCGGTGTCGGCGCTCGTCCACCGCGGGGGTCTCGAAGCCGACATCGTGGAGTCGGGCAGTGTCGAGGTCGGCGACGAACTCGAACCGCTGTAG
- a CDS encoding aldo/keto reductase codes for MTTIPSPGLGTSGNDDPDQCAETVREALEIGYRHIDTAQMYDNEKAVGEGIAESEVPREDVFLATKVHPSNLAPEDARETTAESLDRLGVESVDLLYVHWPMKAYDAEATLPVFDELREEGKTERVAVSNFTTDLLDEAREILDASVAANQVEMHPLLPQDDLLEYCRDHDIAVVAYSPLMQGEAGDVDVLAEIAESHDTTPETVSLAWLCQRDGVVPIPKATGEDHLRANFEVPDLSDDEVARIDAIEERERLVDPDDAAWN; via the coding sequence ATGACGACCATTCCGAGTCCGGGTCTCGGCACGTCCGGCAACGACGACCCCGACCAGTGCGCCGAGACGGTCCGCGAGGCGCTCGAAATCGGCTATCGACACATCGATACTGCCCAGATGTACGACAACGAGAAAGCGGTCGGCGAGGGCATCGCCGAGAGCGAGGTCCCCCGAGAAGACGTGTTCCTCGCCACGAAGGTCCACCCCTCGAACCTCGCGCCCGAGGACGCCCGTGAGACGACCGCAGAGAGCCTCGACCGACTCGGCGTTGAGTCCGTGGACCTGCTGTACGTCCACTGGCCGATGAAGGCTTACGACGCCGAGGCGACCCTGCCGGTGTTCGACGAGTTGCGCGAGGAGGGGAAGACCGAACGTGTCGCGGTCAGTAACTTCACGACCGACCTGCTGGACGAGGCCCGCGAGATTTTGGACGCATCCGTCGCGGCGAATCAGGTCGAGATGCACCCACTGCTCCCCCAAGACGACCTGCTGGAGTACTGCCGCGACCACGACATCGCCGTCGTCGCCTACTCGCCGCTGATGCAGGGCGAGGCGGGCGACGTGGACGTGCTGGCCGAGATTGCGGAGTCGCACGACACCACCCCGGAGACCGTGAGTCTCGCGTGGCTCTGCCAGCGCGACGGCGTAGTCCCCATCCCGAAGGCCACGGGCGAGGACCACCTCCGGGCCAACTTCGAGGTCCCTGACCTCTCGGACGACGAGGTGGCCCGCATCGACGCCATCGAAGAACGCGAGCGACTGGTGGACCCCGACGACGCGGCGTGGAACTGA
- a CDS encoding cupin domain-containing protein, with amino-acid sequence MEKVNVEHVESRTGPADVKRPLTRALGATDLALNYFELAPGDSFAFGYHAHAEQEEVFYVQSGTVTFETDDGDVQAAAGEAVRFAPGEYQRGTNRGDERVVALALGAPQDGGELDLRRECPDCGDRTSNAIGRADDGGLVTTCEDCGAETGRFD; translated from the coding sequence ATGGAGAAGGTCAACGTCGAACACGTCGAATCTCGAACCGGCCCCGCGGACGTGAAACGACCCCTCACCCGCGCGCTCGGCGCGACGGACCTCGCGCTGAACTACTTCGAACTCGCGCCGGGCGACAGTTTCGCGTTCGGTTACCACGCCCACGCCGAGCAGGAAGAGGTCTTCTACGTCCAGTCGGGCACCGTCACCTTCGAGACCGACGACGGCGACGTGCAAGCCGCCGCGGGCGAAGCCGTCCGGTTCGCGCCCGGCGAGTACCAGCGGGGAACCAACCGCGGCGACGAGCGAGTCGTCGCGCTCGCACTCGGCGCACCGCAGGACGGCGGCGAACTCGACCTGCGCCGGGAGTGTCCCGACTGCGGCGACCGAACCTCGAACGCCATCGGACGCGCCGACGATGGGGGTCTCGTGACGACTTGCGAGGACTGCGGCGCGGAGACCGGCCGGTTCGACTAG
- a CDS encoding 4Fe-4S dicluster domain-containing protein, with product MAIDPQFHENREKVDDHEGHDVWGPVDEPEKLGIHGTHVAVDFDLCIADGACLEDCPVDVFEWVDTPDHPESEKKADPANEAQCIDCMLCVDVCPVDAIDVDAGRA from the coding sequence ATGGCAATTGACCCGCAATTTCACGAAAACCGCGAGAAAGTAGACGACCACGAGGGCCACGACGTGTGGGGTCCGGTGGACGAACCCGAGAAACTGGGTATCCACGGCACCCACGTCGCGGTGGACTTCGACCTCTGCATCGCCGACGGCGCGTGTCTGGAGGACTGCCCCGTGGACGTGTTCGAGTGGGTAGACACCCCCGACCACCCCGAGAGCGAGAAGAAGGCCGACCCCGCGAACGAGGCCCAGTGCATCGACTGCATGCTCTGCGTGGACGTGTGTCCCGTGGACGCCATCGACGTAGATGCAGGTCGGGCCTGA
- a CDS encoding DUF6757 family protein, whose amino-acid sequence MRCHYCDRDASFAPELNGVRVGLCETHFREQFEYLAETDALAYLRQELDVDRPE is encoded by the coding sequence ATGCGGTGTCACTACTGCGACCGCGACGCGTCGTTCGCCCCCGAACTGAACGGCGTGCGTGTCGGTCTCTGCGAGACCCACTTCCGCGAGCAGTTCGAGTACCTCGCGGAGACGGACGCGCTGGCGTACCTCCGCCAAGAGTTAGACGTGGACCGACCGGAGTAG
- a CDS encoding PHP domain-containing protein yields MSVFADLHVHTTNSDGEMELSEVPAAARDAGVSVVAVTDHDRLHPELPTPVTAFEGVTVVHGIELRVEPEDGERVDLLGYGVTPTPDLVDELDRIQADRKDRGRRIIENVEDRLGIDLGIEAREGLGRPHVARAVVEHPDSGYDEVPAVFDDLIGNDGPCFVARDVTSFERGVELLEDACGLVGLAHPYRYDDPEAALELTSRLDAVERYYPYGEEFDSRPVERAIADHDLIPTGGSDAHDDELGKAGLSKPEYRHFRSSVNL; encoded by the coding sequence ATGAGCGTCTTCGCGGACCTACACGTCCACACGACCAACTCCGACGGCGAGATGGAACTGTCGGAGGTACCCGCGGCCGCCCGTGACGCGGGCGTCTCGGTCGTAGCCGTCACCGACCACGACCGACTCCACCCGGAACTCCCGACGCCGGTGACGGCGTTCGAGGGCGTGACGGTGGTCCACGGCATCGAGTTGCGAGTCGAACCCGAGGACGGCGAGCGAGTGGACCTACTGGGCTACGGCGTGACCCCGACGCCGGACCTCGTGGACGAACTCGACCGGATTCAGGCCGACCGCAAGGACCGCGGGCGGCGAATCATCGAGAACGTCGAAGACCGTCTCGGCATCGACCTCGGCATCGAAGCGCGCGAGGGTCTCGGCAGGCCTCACGTCGCCCGCGCCGTCGTCGAACATCCCGACAGCGGGTACGACGAGGTGCCCGCGGTGTTCGACGACCTCATCGGCAACGACGGTCCCTGCTTCGTCGCGCGCGACGTGACATCGTTCGAACGCGGCGTCGAACTCCTCGAAGACGCCTGCGGTCTCGTCGGACTGGCCCACCCGTACCGCTACGACGACCCGGAGGCCGCGCTGGAGTTGACCAGTCGCCTCGATGCCGTCGAGCGGTATTACCCCTACGGCGAGGAGTTCGATTCCCGTCCCGTCGAGCGCGCCATCGCCGACCACGACCTGATTCCGACCGGCGGGAGCGACGCCCACGACGACGAACTCGGCAAGGCGGGTCTCTCGAAACCCGAGTACCGGCACTTCCGGTCGTCGGTGAATCTTTAG
- a CDS encoding DUF5789 family protein, protein MSLKQATELLREHDYPATTNQLADSYGDYRLEHPNGSETLGEVLRRVGSETFGTPTEAEEMLYSAVGSAAIGRKGYSDRDPTTLGTLGPNQVSF, encoded by the coding sequence ATGTCACTGAAGCAGGCGACGGAGCTACTCCGCGAACACGACTACCCTGCGACGACGAACCAACTCGCCGACTCCTACGGCGACTACCGACTCGAACACCCGAACGGGTCCGAGACGCTCGGCGAGGTACTCCGGCGTGTCGGGTCCGAGACCTTCGGAACTCCCACGGAAGCCGAGGAGATGCTCTACTCGGCAGTCGGTAGCGCGGCTATCGGCCGGAAAGGGTACAGCGACCGCGACCCGACGACGCTCGGGACGCTCGGTCCGAATCAGGTCAGCTTCTAG
- a CDS encoding DUF5784 family protein, which produces MASPLRFRRSTERWTDEKVERDLYDPLDEKFGAQLSTPHYVEPSGFEARRIEMGNGDLALFLWKSDDGDAYWLGNTETPSALWRTEKYTFEEVPYSVARWAQRELLADLRTEAPWLADYDHLAWFFLPVLFSKDGRHSSRTFFREHAAGFPDASRDEALTFYDEFLRSGALDDHRYEMASKLGTSPQVDPVRMASAMSEFTAAKILTDAGYDVTPEIEVTTGHSLDFRADSSGTDSPLVEVTRPRPPTRRHADTPVAAVRETAETKTSGQLQKHGGGAVLFVDCSGFRDDEWAAVRGEQPAVRHRPAVVFRARPSGQVEAYRKGSLPLEFDGTVEWV; this is translated from the coding sequence GTGGCAAGTCCGCTCCGCTTTCGCCGCTCTACGGAGCGGTGGACTGACGAGAAGGTCGAACGCGACCTGTACGACCCCTTAGACGAGAAGTTCGGTGCGCAGCTCTCGACGCCGCACTACGTCGAACCGTCCGGATTCGAGGCGAGACGCATCGAGATGGGGAACGGTGACCTCGCGCTGTTCCTCTGGAAGTCCGACGACGGCGACGCCTACTGGCTCGGAAACACCGAGACGCCCTCCGCGCTCTGGCGTACCGAGAAGTACACCTTCGAGGAGGTGCCCTACTCGGTCGCTCGGTGGGCACAGCGCGAACTGCTCGCCGACCTCCGGACCGAGGCCCCGTGGCTGGCCGACTACGACCACCTCGCGTGGTTCTTCCTGCCGGTGCTGTTCTCGAAGGACGGCAGACACTCTTCGCGGACGTTCTTCCGGGAACACGCCGCGGGGTTTCCGGACGCCTCCCGAGACGAGGCGCTGACGTTCTACGACGAGTTCCTCCGGTCGGGCGCGCTGGACGACCATCGCTACGAGATGGCGTCGAAACTCGGCACGAGTCCGCAGGTGGACCCCGTGCGGATGGCCTCGGCGATGAGCGAGTTCACCGCCGCGAAGATTCTCACCGACGCCGGGTACGACGTGACCCCCGAAATCGAGGTGACGACGGGCCACTCGCTGGACTTCCGAGCGGACTCGTCTGGTACCGACTCGCCGCTGGTGGAAGTCACTCGGCCCCGACCACCGACGAGACGACACGCAGACACTCCCGTCGCCGCGGTGCGCGAGACGGCCGAGACCAAGACCTCGGGCCAACTCCAGAAACACGGCGGCGGCGCGGTGCTGTTCGTGGACTGCTCGGGGTTCCGCGACGACGAGTGGGCCGCGGTCCGCGGCGAGCAACCCGCGGTTCGCCACCGACCCGCGGTCGTCTTCCGGGCGCGTCCTTCCGGACAGGTCGAGGCCTACCGGAAGGGGTCGCTTCCGCTGGAGTTCGACGGGACCGTCGAGTGGGTGTGA
- a CDS encoding DUF5786 family protein: MSMGAYDEDEHERRERKNNTVDVSDDDERTTYHGSVEYDSGDSTEELLDQFEEIKSGK, from the coding sequence ATGTCAATGGGTGCCTATGACGAAGACGAACACGAGCGCCGCGAACGCAAGAACAACACGGTCGATGTCAGCGACGACGACGAGCGCACGACGTACCACGGCTCGGTAGAGTACGACTCGGGCGACTCCACGGAGGAACTCCTCGACCAGTTCGAGGAGATAAAGTCCGGCAAATAG
- a CDS encoding YkgJ family cysteine cluster protein, which translates to MEVNCEGCAGCCIDWRALAPDPSDHERRGPREPLDDAYNFVPLTRGDARDFLDAGLADALTPRLWRDESGVETDGVSLAAIDGRPAFFVGLRKPPKPVGPFDADPTWLPTCAFLDPTTLQCRIHDEETYPDECADYPGHNLVLGQETECERVEAVFGDDRLPDGDPPEDLDGFLLGPQALGEKVFVFPDPERLTGVVARAAADELTDEDRALFVAAAVASAPGTTTVNRDRFESALSEARAADSWVGRAIAEWEERAAEVGSPAPDPAVARRVEDERGAPETPGWDA; encoded by the coding sequence ATGGAGGTGAACTGCGAGGGGTGTGCGGGGTGTTGCATCGACTGGCGGGCGCTCGCGCCCGACCCGAGCGACCACGAGCGCAGGGGGCCGCGCGAACCCTTGGACGACGCCTACAACTTCGTTCCGCTGACTCGGGGGGACGCCCGCGACTTCCTCGACGCGGGACTGGCCGACGCGCTGACGCCGCGACTCTGGCGCGACGAGTCCGGCGTCGAAACCGACGGCGTGTCGCTCGCGGCTATCGACGGCAGGCCCGCGTTCTTCGTCGGACTCCGAAAACCGCCGAAACCGGTGGGTCCGTTCGACGCCGACCCGACGTGGCTTCCGACCTGCGCCTTTCTCGACCCGACGACGCTCCAGTGTCGGATTCACGACGAGGAGACCTACCCCGACGAGTGCGCCGACTACCCGGGCCACAACCTCGTCCTCGGGCAGGAGACCGAGTGCGAGCGCGTGGAAGCCGTGTTCGGCGACGACCGACTCCCCGACGGCGACCCGCCCGAGGACCTCGACGGGTTCCTGCTCGGCCCGCAGGCCCTCGGCGAAAAGGTATTCGTCTTCCCGGACCCCGAGCGACTGACGGGCGTCGTCGCCCGCGCCGCGGCCGACGAACTCACCGACGAGGACCGCGCGCTGTTCGTCGCCGCCGCAGTCGCGTCCGCGCCCGGCACGACGACGGTGAACCGCGACCGGTTCGAGTCCGCGCTCTCGGAGGCGCGCGCGGCCGACTCGTGGGTCGGCCGGGCCATCGCGGAGTGGGAAGAACGCGCGGCCGAGGTGGGTTCCCCGGCCCCGGACCCGGCGGTTGCTCGGCGGGTCGAAGACGAACGCGGCGCTCCCGAGACTCCCGGTTGGGACGCGTGA